A region of Micromonas commoda chromosome 4, complete sequence DNA encodes the following proteins:
- a CDS encoding predicted protein has protein sequence GNAPQVMHADDLARVAPTWADLVEFGEDNAVIKKVFGWVRDMYAFDFALASVGIEVHYPPVPFNKLMVQPPADVRLGAASFMHYTWSPILSDKTGATRWRFDKRQF, from the coding sequence GGCAACGCGCCGCAGGTGATGCACGCGGACGACCTGGCGAGAGTCGCGCCCACCTGGGCGGACCTGGTCGAGTTCGGGGAGGATAACGCCGTGATCAAGAAGGTCTTCGGGTGGGTTCGGGACATGTACGCCTTCGATttcgcgctcgccagcgTCGGAATCGAGGTGCACTACCCGCCGGTGCCCTTCAACAAGCTCATGGTGCAGCCCCCGGCGGATGTGCGACTGGGTGCCGCTTCGTTCATGCACTACACGTGGTCGCCGATTTTGAGCGATaagacgggcgcgacgcggtggaggttCGATAAGAGGCAGTtc
- a CDS encoding predicted protein, with amino-acid sequence MEAAAEDGAAVSGEEGVKLYVGNLSWGVTNDSLADVFNQYGASDVTVVTDMNTGRSRGFGFVTVPDQAVADACIAALDGADVDGRAIRVNVSVAREDRPPRPDRPPRDGQRRGYDFDGRKVYFGNLSWGMDHLDLQDLCGEFGTVEDARLITDRETNRSRGFGFVTMSTVAEAEEVVNQLNGQDVDGRVLRVNIANVDK; translated from the exons atggaggccgccgccgaggacggcgccgccgtctctGGCGAGGAGGGAGTCAAGCTCTATGTCG GCAACCTCAGCTGGGGCGTGACCAACgactccctcgccgacgtcttcAACCAGTACGGCGCCTccgacgtcaccgtcgtcaCGGACATGAACACCGGCAGGTCCCGCGGCTTCGGCTTCGTCACCGTCCCCGACCAAGCCGTCGCGGATGcgtgcatcgccgcgctcgacggcgccgacgtcgacggccgcGCCATCCGCGTCAACGTCTccgtggcgcgcgaggaccgaCCCCCGAGGCCCGATCGCCCTCCCCGCGacggccaacgccgcgggtaCGATTTCGACGGTCGCAAGGTGTACTTCGGCAACCTGTCCTGGGGCATGGACCACCTCGACCTCCAGGATCTGTGCGGGGAGTTTGGCACCGTGGAGGATGCGCGGCTCATCACCGACCGCGAGACGAATCGCTCCAGGGGTTTCGGGTTCGTGACCATGTCCAccgtggcggaggcggaggaggtcgTCAACCAGCTCAACGGGCAGGacgtcgatggacgcgtgCTCCGCGTCAACATCGCCAACGTCGACAAGTAA
- a CDS encoding predicted protein encodes MGTNGANFAWTPSVSMLSIERVAGDEVGCSTPRRESTDAGGDLAATILGRLCLDLPDVFAGEVLRRLSACDRTMLAWTCGCVRRAVLASKLPRCGVVNHSRRERDVEPRDIVGSRNHGTEPPSGRRRADESRVMKFDERDLLNTPRRVRWAHELGMRLHWKLCESASSRGRLDVLKELRALRCPWNWRSCAAAAKGGHLATLEWLKDNGCPFPWDVLVAFAAEGGHREVVVWCRERGCPWDCETSASAAQGGHLELLKWLHASGCPWDGETTMWAARAGRRDIFEWAKEAGCPGHAWSELVFREEPGHFLASPTTGST; translated from the coding sequence ATGGGGACCAACGGCGCAAATTTCGCGTGGACCCCGTCGGTGAGCATGCTCtcgatcgagcgcgtcgccggtgacgaggtTGGGTGCTCCACGCCCCGGCGAGAGTCAACCGACGCGGGTGGTGACCTGGCGGCAACTATCCTCGGCCGCCTGTGCCTCGACCTCCCGGACGtcttcgcgggcgaggtGCTCCGACGTCTGAGCGCGTGCGATCGCACGATGCTCGCGTGGACGTGCGGTTGCGTCAGGCGCGCGGTTCTCGCGTCGAAGCTACCGAGGTGCGGCGTGGTGAACCACTCGAGACGCGAGAGAGATGTCGAACCGCGCGATATCGTCGGGTCTCGCAACCACGGCACCGAGCCTCcttcggggcgacgacgcgcggacgagagCCGCGTGATGAAgttcgacgagcgcgacctGCTAAACACTCCACGGCGCGTGCGCTGGGCCCACGAGCTCGGCATGCGGCTGCACTGGAAACTGTGCgagagcgcgtcgtcccgcggACGACTCGACGTGCTGAAGGAGCTGAGAGCGTTGCGATGCCCGTGGAACTGGAggtcgtgcgccgcggctgcgaagGGCGGACACCTGGCGACGCTCGAGTGGCTGAAGGACAACGGATGCCCGTTTCCGtgggacgtcctcgtcgccttcgcggcggagggcggtCACAGGGAGGTGGTGGTATGGTGCCGCGAGCGGGGATGCCCGTGGGACTGCGAGACGTCCGCATCCGCGGCTCAGGGCGGGCACCTCGAGCTGCTCAAGTGGCTGCACGCGAGCGGGTGCCCGTGGGACGGCGAGACCACGATGTGGGcggcacgcgcgggtcgcaGGGATATCTTCGAGTGGGCGAAAGAGGCGGGATGCCCCGGCCACGCGTGGAGCGAGCTCGTGTTTCGGGAGGAGCCCGGGCAtttcctcgcgtcgccgacaaCCGGAAGTACGTGA